A segment of the Amycolatopsis thermophila genome:
ACGGCGCGGGCGCACTGGCGGCGCGGGGCGCGACGATCCTGGCCACCCCGCCCGCGGCGGGCGAGGTGCTGTCCGGGCCGCACACCTACGACATGCTGTTCAGCTGTGACTGGGGCGCCATCGACCCGCCGCCGGACGTCACGCCGGTGACCGAGCCGCGCACCGTAGACCTGGGCGGGACGTCGGCGGTGGTCGTGCCGGTGCCGGGGCCCGCGCACACGCACGGCGACCTGGTGGTGTGGCACGAGGAGTCGGGCACGCTGTTCACCGGCGACCTTCTGTTCCTCGGCGTCACGCCGCTGGCGATCTCCGGCTCGGTCGCCGGGTGGCTCGAGGCGCTGGACTGGCTGGAGACCTTCGGCGCGACGACCTACGTACCCGGCCACGGCCCGGTGACCGCGGCGGCGGAGAACCCCGTCGCGCCCGTACGGGAGTACTTCGAGTGGCTGCGGGAGGCGGTCGCCTCGTCGGCCGACTTCGCGGCGATCGAGCACGCCGCGCGCGAGCGCTGGCCGGACTGGCCCGCCGGCGAGCGGCACCGCGTCAACGCCCGGGTCGCGCACGCCCAGTCCCACGGTGGGCAGCTCGACTTCCCGGCCGGGGTCAAGGACCTCCTGACCAGCGCCGCCGCCCACG
Coding sequences within it:
- a CDS encoding MBL fold metallo-hydrolase: MSRPDLNPVALAPGVVAFHQPPGGWFVSNAGLVVGADAALQVDTFATEPLNRRLNTAIDAYLEPGTPRTVALTHAHGDHAHGAGALAARGATILATPPAAGEVLSGPHTYDMLFSCDWGAIDPPPDVTPVTEPRTVDLGGTSAVVVPVPGPAHTHGDLVVWHEESGTLFTGDLLFLGVTPLAISGSVAGWLEALDWLETFGATTYVPGHGPVTAAAENPVAPVREYFEWLREAVASSADFAAIEHAARERWPDWPAGERHRVNARVAHAQSHGGQLDFPAGVKDLLTSAAAHGEPMTETGLIRLDL